In Burkholderia gladioli, a genomic segment contains:
- the cyaY gene encoding iron donor protein CyaY, giving the protein MSDTEYLTRAEAVLAAVERCVDEANEGDLDIDLGRNGSVVTLSFENGTKIIVNLQPPMKEVWIAAKSGGFHYRYLDGAWRDTRSGDEFFEALTRYASEQAGEPVKFSA; this is encoded by the coding sequence ATGAGCGACACCGAATACCTGACCCGCGCCGAGGCCGTCCTGGCGGCCGTCGAGCGCTGCGTGGACGAGGCCAACGAGGGCGATCTCGACATCGATCTCGGCCGTAACGGCAGCGTGGTCACGCTGAGTTTCGAGAACGGCACGAAGATCATCGTGAACCTGCAGCCGCCGATGAAGGAGGTCTGGATCGCGGCCAAGTCGGGCGGCTTCCATTACCGCTACCTCGACGGCGCCTGGCGCGACACGCGCTCGGGCGACGAATTCTTCGAGGCGCTCACGCGCTACGCCAGCGAGCAGGCCGGCGAGCCGGTGAAGTTCAGCGCCTGA
- the lptM gene encoding LPS translocon maturation chaperone LptM: MRVVFQMSAIVAALALAGCGQRGALYLPVVPPLPAKPTVETVPAPEDAASDASAASGAEPISASAGTTLQLSPSLAAPAPASAATPTR, encoded by the coding sequence ATGCGTGTCGTTTTCCAGATGAGCGCGATTGTAGCGGCTTTGGCGCTGGCCGGCTGCGGTCAACGCGGCGCGCTTTATCTGCCAGTCGTGCCGCCCTTGCCCGCGAAACCGACCGTCGAGACCGTGCCCGCCCCCGAGGATGCCGCCTCGGACGCCAGCGCCGCGTCCGGCGCCGAGCCGATCTCCGCCTCCGCCGGCACCACGCTGCAGCTTTCGCCGTCGCTCGCCGCGCCGGCCCCGGCCTCCGCCGCCACCCCCACTCGATGA